TTGCAGAGCTGCGTTAACGTCCTCCCACAAAGGTCAGTGCAGCTCAGCCCGGAACCTCCCGGAGCCTGCTGAGAAACCCTTCACATCTGCCCAGCCTGGGTGCAATCTCAGTGTAACACACAGGTCACCTTCCTAAGCTTCTCTACCTTCTctacatttaaattaattgtatcattttatttatgtttccaACTTACTGTGGTGTATTAGCATATTAAAATTAACTCTGCTGGCTGTAATCACTTTACCTTAACAAAACAACTTACCAAGGCAAATTTGATAAAATTATAGTACCCCCTTGTGGTGTTACCTTCATGCCCCAGTAGAACACCTTtcaatattatatttttttaaaatccttttctaTCAAGCTCAGTGGAGAACTAACTAGCCTTTTCTAGGATCCATCAGGAGCAAAGGGAAGCAAAGGGACTATCACTGGAATCCAAGAATGGATGAGCTAGAACACCACTTTTCCATGAGCCAAGGGAGTAATCTGTACTAAAAACTGACTCATTTTACATCAACAAACACAGCCTATGACACTTTGATATGAAAACATCACTTGGGCAATTGCCTCCctgatgtaaaaaaaaccagtaaagaATGATTTCCATTAAAAACCACCAAGCTCAACACCCAGAACACAATCAGCCCAATCAGCTTAccagttaaaaagaaatttgagaGTTCACCAGTGATTATACCCCAAAGAATCACCCCCCCCAAACTGTACACACAAACCTCAGAGGCACCTCCTTATAGATCCTGAATATCCCGTACCATTGCACCACGGGTTCCAGCACTATGAAAACTCCTGTGCGACAGGTTTAGTACCCAGGAGTTCAGGTGCCCTCCAGAACCTGAAAATATGGGAACGTGGGAGCATCCAAGAGCCTGCTCAGTGGAATTTCACAATCAGGGAACCTTGCAGGGACAGCCTGGACACAATTCACAGCTATTTTAAACTCATCATCTACCAAGCTCAACCTGTGACCTTCCATCACGACGTTAAAAAGTTACTGTCTCCTGTTCATGACAAATGGAGCTTTGCAGACACAACGTTCCCAATATTTGGCTGCAGTCTAAgaatggaaaagagagaaagtctGGCAGAAATACACCTAAGGAGATTTTATTCAGGGAAGAGAGGACCTCCTGCTTCACACACACAAGCCATTAAGAATTTTACAACCAAATCATATGGAGCTGCCTGTACAGAACGtgttccttctcccttccagcagccctgcctgATAAAGGAGCctggctccaggctggatgtgtttccttctgcttcagGACTcaactctgcctttctttttcctactgCCTTTCTGAAATTCCATGGAAAGCCATTGTTGTTAAACAGCAGTAAGTGTTACTCTCCCAGCAGTGTACACTAACAATAATTCAGCCCTGTGTCAAGGGAGGCTGTGAGTTCCTAGctgaatttatttgaaaaataaagtttgttctttttctccgAGATCTTTCCTTAAGCCAGCATGGAACTCTTGTAAAAGAAAAGTGCCTCTAAGTACCAACTACCCAAGGAacagcctttttattttatttttttattcgtTGCTCACCATGACAACATAATAAATGAGCCCTGAGAGACTTGCAGTGCTTAACTATTTAAAATTGTGTATTTTATCTTTCACTGTAGGCTTCCAGACATAACATCCATGATCTATTTTTCAAACCCTCTTCAGTGTCTCTGAGTGAAAGGCGCCAATTTTCACCTGCAATACGCAATGATCAGAAGCACACCTTGAGCAGGGACTCTGGTAACACTTTACAGAACTACTCTTACAGTATTTTTGTGATCTATTAATAATTACTCGCTCCTGTAAAAGAAAGGCAACAAGGCAACAGTTTCACCatctgctttttccatttttgtttggAATTCTGCTGGACGGCTCTGTATTCTTTCATACATGACTAATAGGAAAGATACAAGACTAATAGGAAACACAACTGCAACTTCACTTAGGGTTGGTTTCAGTTAACAGATGGGCTTTAAACTATCCAACATAAAAgcattcatttcagaaaaactgaccccaaaactgcttcataaaatgaagtatttccatttttttttcccctcaaagcTTTAGGATCTCTCATGACACTACAGTATAAGAGGCCcctgggttaaaaaaaaaaatagcgcACACACACTTACAATTTCTGACCTTAAATATCAGAGACTAAAGGTTTTGCAATAAAAGTATCAGCAGTAACACACACAGCTCTACAAAAAGCCTCCAAGACCACAGCTTTCCTTGCTAAATTTCAAGAGTCAACATAAAATTACAGCAAAGAGATCTCCAAAATCCCGTTTTTTGGTCAAGCGAAGCTCTGGTTTTCCACCAGCCATACAGCAGCTGTGGTGAGACTTGGGGCTGTTGCAGCAGTGCTTCCCTCTGGATAAGTAACTCCTACGAGGCAGTCACGGATGGACACTGTCCAGAACCGCTCAGTCACAAGGACTGGGGGGCAACAGCACAAGTCCTACTTCCAAACCCCTGGATGTAAAGCACAGCAAGTGGAAAACTGCTCATCCCACACACACCCGGGACAGCTGAAGAGCATTTACCCAAGATCAAGATCCCTGGATGTGcccgaggccaggctggaaagggcttggagcaacctgcgGTAGTGGACGGTGTCCCTGCCCAGTGTGGTGGCAACTTCAATCCGAACCCGGCTCAACAGCGGAGCTTTCCCGGCCTCCCGCTTCCACAGGCTCTGGCTCCAGCCCAACCCACACCACAGCATTGGCAGCAGCTTCACGCGGGTTTACATTTACTTGTAAAGATGTTCAAAATTAtactgaaaagtatttttttgcaacttgttTCTCCTACTTCTGTCCCAAAGGTGCCAGGGCACCCGCCCCGGCCGCTGAGAGCGAGGGGGCTTCCCAGAACTTCCAGGCAGAGCCCATAGGTGGCGGCGTTTTCGTATGGAAAAACCAGAATTCCCTTTATTTTAACAGTCACGGCACAGTCCGATTCTGAGCCCGCAGGTGACGGGCAAAGACACCGATTCTCCCCAtcagctcctctccccagccgcggctgggcagtgcccacacaagcagcagcatttccctctGGACAAGAAGCCAAACTTTCGTCCCCGCTGCTGTTAAGGAGCAGCATCCCAGAAGTCACCAAAGCACAAGTTTAGAAACAGAGGAAGCAAGTGAAGCTTTCCAAATTGCACTGTACCCCATGAAAATGGCTCTtcgttttgaatatttttattacttccTAACCAGAATTCTCTGAGTTTTGCAGAGAGGTATAGAATcactcaaaaaaataaaaaaagaacaccACACCAAacaaaactccccaaaccctgtagtttaaaaaaaatgctgttaaaatttCATACAAGAATTAACAATGGAGAAAAGTTAGCGAATAAGACCAAGTAGAAAGTAAGTTCCTGTGTTTCCAGCAGTGGTTTTGCCAGATGCATCATCACATCTGCATGTGAgcaatttttcattatttataaatGCGTTACAGGAACACGGCCAAGCTACAAACCAAGGAGTCcaacacacattaaaaaaaaaaaaataccagggAATGTGTCTTGGTTATAGAACAAAAGAATTCATTTTATCACTTGGCTTTAGCACTGGAGAAAATGGCTCCTGGTGCGCTGAACCCCGTGATGAATGTGCCCCCTCCAGATCTTTATTGCCCCTGTAAATCACCGCACTGACAGCACTTAATAAGAAAGCTTTGGAGTGGGTTTGAAGTTTTGCTTTGTACAAATAAAATCTCATATTAAAGAATTTGCTAGTCCTCAAGGTGTGGAAAAATAAGTATGACTAGAACCTGTTGTGCTTGCCTTTTTTAACTGTTTGTTtccactatttttttaaaatcattttttaGCAAAGGGACCAAAATAACATAAGGAAAATTatctgtattaaaataaaaaattagagTTAGGACTTAGTTATTAAAACCCCATATTTCTGATGTTTTATACCCTGTGATGTCTGGACAGGGCAACAAAATCAGAGGCATAGaatataaaacattaaatatctTCCATGGTGTGATACGACATGCTGACAATACTCCTGGTTTTTAACTAAAGAAAGTGAGGATTCGATGTCCACAGTTATCGGTCAAAATTCCACTCTCTGAGAGAGGGCAGGATTATCTGAGTCACCTGCTACCCCCTAGGTGGGAACAAAAGGGTTTAAATCCCTTGGCAGCACTGCAACAATATTCACAGATGTGGTCAGTAACGACTtctacatatacatatatacacacatatacacacagagCTTTGGTCAAGCACCCTataggaaaacagagaaataaactaCTacaacacaaatatttaaagttCATATCAGAAAGCGAATAGACTCGTTTATACATACAGATTTAATTGTTTGCTTTAGAGATGACATTCTAGAACAGATATTTGAGGGGGAAAATGGCTATTTGGAAGCGTTCAGAAGCAAAGTGCAGCTTGGCTCAGGCCATCATGTACTGATAGACAGTGTCAGCACATCACTGAACTATACTTTAACCAAAATAAATCACAATTCATGTGGTGGTGGCTTTCTGTTCTGCTTCCATGGCTTGCATTATCCTTGCTCAATTCCAGGCAGCATCATTCCTTCTAAACCAGTTTATGACACACCCTGGCCGAGGAAATCTTAACAGGAAACTACAGTTATTTGGACAAAGCTAAATGTATTTATAGggaaataaatgtatttcctGTTCAAACTGGGAGCACAAAGGTATTATGTGACAGACTATCAACAGGTCTGGAGGAAGTCCAGCTTCTCCTGATGGATTAAACACATTTGAGAAGGTACCTCAAGAAAATACACGCTAGTGGGCATGGTCTGGAAGagtaggaaaaataaaggaaggtttttccctaaaaacaaacccaaccagTACTAAAGCAGCACATCAGTAAGAGTCCTTTAGGATTAGGATCCAAAGTATCAGGTATCAATATTTCCCAGCTGCATGGATCTTTCCATGCATCTTTTTCTACCTCTCATCACTGGAAAGAACATCTGCAAAGGTACCAGAAAGAGTAACCTGGCACTTGGGGCGAGTGTGCAACCCCAAACTGAGCAAAAGGAAGAGGATCGGGGCAAAAGGGGGAGAATCAGGGCACACGTGGATTTGGAAGGAAGTTCCAGGTTGATCATGTtcacccccagggaccccctgAGCTGGACACAGACCCAGCACAACCCCCTCCCCTTCCATGGAcgttcccctgctgcccactcCCCCTACAGCTCACCGGGGCAACAGCTAGAGCCTCCTTTAACATTTATAATCattactttgatttttaaactaCTTTATGATGGTTTAGTCTTACTTTCCAAACCAGAAACCATTCTTACACCTCTGAGAACTTTTGTGTGTAACTTTTGGGGGTTGTGTGTGGGTTGGATTGGGTTTTTCTCAACAAAATAAAAGCCCAACAAATACTGCAGGAATCACCTGTTCCATTTAAAGAGCAGATCCCAGgtcccttcctccttccatcCCCACTTCAGGTGAGGTGCCAGTGCTCAGGGACAGTCCCAGCTCAGCACTCCAGAGCAGGATCCCCTCTCAGTGAGGATGTTTGCCACTCCACAGCTCAACCACCTCATTAGCTGCTTTTTATTGAGCACCAACACTCATTACTTCTCAATTCTCTGATTAAGCACCACACTGCCGGGATCCCCAGCCTGCATCTGCCACCTGATTAGCTCAATAATTCTGATAATCGCAGACccagagagctgggaagggaaggaactGCAATCCCTGGGAGCTGGCTCGATTTACCCCTTTGTATACAACATCAATACCCCAAACTCCCAGCAACACTGTCCAGAGAATCCAACTTCAAACGCGCCAAGTTCGAGAATAATTTCAATAAAAAGCCACAGCAGGTCATTAAAATGCCCCATAATTGTGTCTGCATCGCACTCCGTGCTGCTCCCACCCCGTCTGGCACCCTCCAGAGGTTTAAAGCTGCTcggggagctggaggagccccggcagccccgccGTGGCTCTGTCACAGCCGGGGACAGTGGCAaaggccagcacagccccctgGCCCTCTGCCCCCAGTCCATCTCCCCGCTGTCCCCCGTCACTGCCTGACATGATTTAACAACTGTAATTCCTTATTTAACGATGTCAAAGGTTTTTAGGAAATTGACTGTATTTCACCAACGATATATTTCTTCTCTATGACAGAGTGgttaaaatgatttttaaaccaagacagcaaaataaagcagtaataaaatcaataaaagGTGCTTAAAACATTCCTTCTATTAGGTAATGGCATTTAAAATATCCGTAGCTTGTAATGGCACTTAGGATATGCCCGAAAATCAATGAGCTAAATTACTTATTGAACTAGTTAATTTGAACATTGAGTTTTATATGTATATTGATAAAACAAGCGACAAAAACCCTGGGTGTGTTCGAATTCCACGGTCAGATATCTCCCTCTGCCGGGAAAAAAACTCTTAAAACTCCaccagagactttttttttcctttttctttctttcttttttttttttttttttttttttaagcaggaaCACTAAAGGATGTAACAACTGAAAACTCCACCAGAGGTCTCAGACTCTGTAGGGTTTGTAAATTATTGTTGGTTTTGCCAAAATCTTTGAAGTTTTACGATGCCGAATAGCAACACTAAACCTTCAATTGCACCCAAAATACCATTTGGTATTTTGAAATAGCAAAATATTGCCACTATATCCAGAAATATACAAAACCATGTGGGAAAAGTGTAGAAAATAAGCGGATACCGTAGTGCTTTAAAAACTGTGAGATCACCCTCAACAACTTTGGTATTTTTCATGTTAGTAACTCCTCCATGTAGACTCTGAAGTAATAGCCTCAGGTAATACTTTTGTTTTGCTAGAAATAAAGTGGGAAAGACAAGTTCTGTGTCAGCTTCTGCTCCTGAGGCGCAAAAACCCTTCTCCAAAGCCTCACCCGAGCCCGCTTCTCTTTCACACGGTGCAAAAACCTCTACAAAATCTGAGAGGCTGAAGGGCATTGGCTTTACCTGACACGGTCCCTGGGAAGAAACCAAACACTAATAAAGATTTCTACCTATTTTCGTGGACTTTTATCGCTGCGGTAGCGGAATCCCTGCCGTCCCCGGAGGCTCTTTCCCGGGCCGGGTCGCAGGGACAGCCCCGGCGCACCTGTGAGGGGGAAGATTAAACCCGGTGTTGGCACTTCCACTCCGTCCCAGGGCTTCCCTGCGCTCCCACCCTCAGGCGGGACGGCAGGGCCGGGAGTGCGGCCCGAGGGATTCCTCACTCTGGGAGAGGGCACGGAGATGCCTGACCCGCGGAAAGGCGAACGGCAGCCTCATCCTGCACGGGAGCCGCCGCGGGGGCCGGCACGGCCCAGAAGCACCCTCCCGGGAGGGCTGGGAACACTCAGAGGAGGGATGGGGGCAAAATGAGGGGAAACGAtgggggaaagaggagggaaaaaaggggagggggaaaagaagcGTTAAAAAAAgcagggggagaaaaagggggggggaagaggggaaaggggaggaaaaaaggaaagaaagaggggaaaggggggcaagaggaggaaaaaaggggagaaggagggggaaagcgaggaaaggcacagaaaaagagggggaaaggagggggggaaagcggagggaaaggggagggatcCGCAGCTGGGGACGGCCCCTTCCCGCCCTTTCCCCGCCTCGGGGCGGAGCAACGCCACAgccccaagatggcggcggcaccttcccaagatggcggcggcaccttcccaagatggcggcggcaccttcccaagatggcggcggcaccttcccaagatggcggcggcaccttcccaagatggcggcggcaCCTTCCCAAGATGGCGATGGCACCTTCCCAAGATGGCGATGGTACCTTCCCAAGATGGCGATGGTACCTTCCCAAGATGGCGATGGTACCTTCCCAAGATGGCGATGGTACCTTCCCAAGATGGCGAGTGCACTGTCTCAGGATGGCGAGCGCACCTTCCCAAGATGGCGGCGCTCCCCCGAGccggcggccgccccgccccgcgcggtGCACGCCGGTCGCTCGGGGCGGGCTGAGGGCCGGGGCCGGTCGGGCCTTGTGCGGGCGCGGGCGGTCGGagcgagcggggccgggccgggccgggccgggcagggcagggcgggcGCCATGCCGGAGCTGGCCGTGGACAGGGTGGTCGTGCACCCGCTGGTGCTGCTCAGCGTCGTCGATCACTTCAACAGGTGCggccgggcgggagcggcgccgcggcgctgaGTCacggccgggccgggagcggggccgggccgggagcggggccctGAAGGAGcccggggctgggaggggacccGGCGGAGCGGGAGGGCCCCGGGGCCGGGAGGGGACCCTGTCCCTCCGGCACCCTGGGTAATTTGGGCCTAATTCCGCTCCCTCCCGCCGGTGCGGAGCGGTTTTAGAGTCAGAAATAAAGCCCTAAATCCCAGGAGATGCCCGAGCCCACGGTGGGTGACAGTGGGATCGGTCGCTGCTCGCAGGCGGTGTCGGGGTCGCATCCCCGGCCTCCCCGGGACAGGCTTTGGTTCCGAGGGCTCCGGGACGCCCTTTCGTGGCTGCGAACACAAGCAGTGATATAACACAGTCACTGCCCCTCTTCCACCCCCGCTGTGTCACCCCCGCCACGAGAGGGgggtccctgctccctccctcccgtcTGTGAAAGGGACTGACAGTcgtttttcctttcagaataGGAAAAGTGGGAAATCAGAAGCGAGTGGTCGGAGTGCTGCTGGGCTCCTGGCAAAAGAAGATCCTGGATGTGTCCAACAGTTTTGCAGGTGAGTTCGGGTGTCCTGCCCTTCTCCAAACCCACTGAATTATTTAGTGGATGGattgtgttggggttttggaAGGCACCCTGATCCATCCATGTACAAATCACCCCATATCCAACAACAAATGCAAACTGCTGTCGACACCCCCAAGTAAACCTCACTCTCCTTTACCAGCCAAAAATACCCAAGCCAGAGCGTTtcaataaacattttaattcaGGAAGTTGGATTCTTAAACActggtgttttgttttattcccaGTACCTTTTGATGAGGATGACAAGGATGATACTGTGTGGTTCCTGGACCATGACTATCTGGAGAACATGTATGGAATGTTTAAGAAGGTCAATGGTGAGTTGAGATCTTCTGACAGTCAGGGGTACATTCCCAAAAACTTTCAGGGctgtggaaaagggaatttctattaatcacagaatccttaaggttggaaaaaacctgtaagatcatggagtccaaccatcaaccagTACCACCAGCATGTTGTCCACTAACCGTGTCCCACATCCACGCAGTTttgaacacttcagggatgggacTTGCATCTCGAGATGTCAGAGGTGCAGGCTGTCAGACCCTGAGAGCAACGCAATTAACAGAAGCCATTAAATAAGCAGTGAAGGGACCAGCAGGAAGGTTGTGGGTCAGTAACGGTGACGAGTGAGCGTGGTCACTGCTCAAGCCATGGCCTTGTAATccatttccctctcctccacATGGATCAGACTCTCACCCTTGATGTGCCTACCCAGTCTCTGCTCTGGTCTCTCTGCTGGGGCCTCCCCACAGTTCTGATTCCAGatcctttctgcttttgctcAGCCAGAGAAAGAATCGTGGGGTGGTACCACACGGGCCCGAAGCTGCACAAGAATGACATCGCCATCAATGAACTGATGAAGAGATACTGCCCCAACTCTGTAAGTTTGGCCTTTGGggttcttcttctttctctttccctgaaaGGGGCATGTGGGAAGCCTTGTCCCCCACCTTTTTTGTTGGTGACACAGCATGGTGGCTGTAAAGTGATTGAGGAACTGGGATCAGGAGTTTTCTGAATCATTGTCTCAGTGCCTGCGGTTACCCCTCTGAGCAGCCTCgtgctggtgctgaggaggGAAGAGCTGGCTCGGGTATTTCTTCCTACTCTTTGACCAAAATCCAGTTTCctgcatgttttctttcttcccaagGTGCTGGTGATCATTGACGTGAAGCCGAAGGacctggggctgcccacagaagcCTACATCTCAGTGGAGGAGGTCCATGATGTGAGTGTTGACCGTGTGAAGTGTCACAGTCACGGCTGGGAGCACTCGGAGGCTGTCACTGGctgcaggtgctcccaggtgtgccccGTCATTGTGggcctgccctgagcagctcaCGCCTCACTGAGCCCCATGCAGACAAACACCCAGCAGTGAGTCACTGTAATTGTTGCACTTCAATTATGGATGTGTATGAAATATTGgatctttttgcctttctgaggCCTTCACtacagagcaggagctgctctcccaAAATGCAACGAGGCTGGATCagggaagagagaaataatTGTGATATTTAGTGAGAATTTCCATTGCTCCCCGCTGGGTACACACCagcaaaatgcagaaatggGAAGTTACCCAGAGCAGGAGAGATTGCTGGGGCAGTCGGTGATACGGTGATCAAATCAAGGACATCCCAACtagagctgttcctctcacatccCTTGTGGCCTGTGTAGGGCTGCTTTTCTGGTTTCATCGGTGCAATCCCTCATGCCCTGGCTAAAATCCCGTTTGTGTGTCCCTTCAGGATGGCACCCCGACCTCCAAGACTTTTGAGCACGTGACGAGCGAGATCGGCGCGGAGGAGGCCGAGGAAGTGGGTGTGGAGCATCTGCTGAGGTGAGGGGGGAGCTGTCCCGGGCCCTGCCCACGCTCCCAGCGGCATTCCCGGTGCCGTTCCCGGTGCCACTGCACGAGGAGCGCGTTGAGCACATGGCATAAATCCCGGGAGCACTGGATCCCATCATCCCTCGGCCGTGCTCACATGGCTCTAAGCTGGAAAGGTCCCAAGGGACGGTGCCCAGCAGGGTGAGGTTCTGATCCCAGTTCTCTCTGTATTTCAGGGACATCAAGGACACCACGGTGGGCACTCTGTCCCAGCGGATCACAAACCAAGTCCATGGCTTGAAGGGACTGAACTCCAAGCTTCTGGACATCAGGAGCTACCTAGAGAAAGTAGCCCTGGGCAAACTCCCCATCAACCACCAGATCATCTACCACCTCCAGGACGTCTTCAACCTGCTCCCAGATGTGAACCTGCAGGAGTTTGTCAAGGCCTTTTACCTGAAGACCAACGACCAGATGGTGGTGGTGTACCTGGCCTCGCTCATCCGCTCCGTCGTGGCCCTGCACAACCTCATCAACAACAAGATTGCCAACAGGGACgcagagaagaaggaaggacaggaaaaagaagaaagtaaaaaggagaggaaagatgAGAAGGAGAAGGACAAAGAGAAGAGTGATggcaagaaagaagagaaaaaggagaaaaagtaaaaggtgtagtttttttatttgtaaattaaaaatcttGTAAACTAAATCCCTGGTGCTGGGGTCTTGTATGTTGTGCTTAGCACTGCTCTTCCTCACCCAGGCAGGGTTGGGGGAGCCATGCAGAGGCTTTTGATTTGATTATACTTTAATACAGCACTTTTCCTTCCCCCAGTGTGTCTTGGGGGGTGTTGAGGCCTCAGCTCACACACAGTCTGCTCTTGGTGCGTGTATTCCCATTTTCCAGGGCTAATCTATTGCCATCAGCCACTTTCGTGCACCGCAGCCATCCCTGTGTTTAACTGgccctgtgccccagcccctAGGGgtgtggcacagctgggatgttgtcactgctgtcacagctctgtgccagcaaggccccagcccctccctggggacagcGCTGGTGGCCCTGTCACCCCTGCTCGGGGCCAAGCAGCTCTCAGGGCGGCAGGAGGCTGTGAGCCCGGGGAAGCACCGGGACCATCACCGCTGACACAGAGCGGGCAGGGACAAAATCCACGGGATTTGTGATCCCAGTGCTGAGCTCCGGCTGCTGTCATGGTCCTGGAGCCTGAGCACTGCACAGACCCCACCCTGGGAGCCATACCCGGGCCCAGGGGAAATGCTGAGCCAGGACAGGCAGAGACCTGGGACTCGCAGGGATCCAGGACACAGGCACACCTCGGTAGCTGCTTTGTCGTTTATTGCACAGGAAGCCTCgcggggcaggcagggctgtgcgGACCCGGCCGCTTCCCAGCCCGGAGCCGTTGCAGGGTCCCGTCTGCACGGGCCCCCGGACACACGGACATGCCAGGCCTGTTGCCCGCACacacagggaagggcaggagtgACATCCAGGTGATGTTGCCCTCTCCGCAGCCCggctggcagcag
The Corvus hawaiiensis isolate bCorHaw1 chromosome 12, bCorHaw1.pri.cur, whole genome shotgun sequence DNA segment above includes these coding regions:
- the PSMD7 gene encoding 26S proteasome non-ATPase regulatory subunit 7, with the protein product MPELAVDRVVVHPLVLLSVVDHFNRIGKVGNQKRVVGVLLGSWQKKILDVSNSFAVPFDEDDKDDTVWFLDHDYLENMYGMFKKVNARERIVGWYHTGPKLHKNDIAINELMKRYCPNSVLVIIDVKPKDLGLPTEAYISVEEVHDDGTPTSKTFEHVTSEIGAEEAEEVGVEHLLRDIKDTTVGTLSQRITNQVHGLKGLNSKLLDIRSYLEKVALGKLPINHQIIYHLQDVFNLLPDVNLQEFVKAFYLKTNDQMVVVYLASLIRSVVALHNLINNKIANRDAEKKEGQEKEESKKERKDEKEKDKEKSDGKKEEKKEKK